In Cervus canadensis isolate Bull #8, Minnesota chromosome 6, ASM1932006v1, whole genome shotgun sequence, one DNA window encodes the following:
- the BMF gene encoding bcl-2-modifying factor: MEPPQCVEELEDDVFQPEDGEPGTQPRSLLSADLFAQSQLDCPLSRLQLFPLTHCCGPGLRPTSQEDKATQTLSPASPSQGVMLPCGVTEEPQRLFYGNAGYRLPLPASFPAGLPLGEQPPEGQWQHRAEIQIARKLQCIADQFHRLHMQQHQQNRNRVWWQILLFLHNVALNGDENRNGAGPR; encoded by the exons ATGGAGCCACCCCAGTGTGTGGAGGAGCTGGAGGATGACGTATTCCAGCCAGAGGATGGGGAGCCGGGGACCCAGCCCAGGAGCTTGCTCTCTGCTGACCTGTTTGCCCAGAGCCAGCTGGACTGCCCCCTCAGCCGTCTGCAGCTCTTCCCTCTCACGCACTGCTGTGGCCCTGGGCTTCGACCCACCAGCCAGGAAGACAAGGCCACCCAGACTCTGAGCCCAGCTTCCCCGAGCCAGGGTGTCATGCTGCCTTGTGGGGTGACTGAGGAGCCCCAGCGACTCTTTTATG GCAATGCTGGCTACCGGCTCCCCCTTCCTGCCAGCTTCCCTGCAGGCTTGCCCCTTGGTGAGCAACCCCCTGAAGGGCAGTGGCAACATCGAGCAGAGATACAGATTGCCCGAAAACTCCAGTGCATTGCAGACCAGTTCCATCGGCTTCATATGCAGCAA caccaGCAGAACCGAAATCGCGTGTGGTGGCAGATCCTCCTCTTCCTACACAACGTTGCTTTGAATGGAGATGAGAACAGGAATGGGGCAGGTCCCAGGTGA